A genomic window from Acinetobacter chinensis includes:
- a CDS encoding FMN-binding glutamate synthase family protein: protein MPGPAQSVRHKLLNTFFSRHSVWFLCIIIAVSLAWFRFYHAPHYIYYFISDTLLNTLLLISTLLSLVGLYDIVQNKHSILKNYPIMGHFRFIFEDFRPEIRQYFIESDQDALPFSRMQRSLVYQRAKNENADKPFGSIIDVYQEDYRFITHSLTPCKPADPELFRITIGNEQCRQPYSASIFNISAMSFGSLSANAIRALNKGAQSGNFYHDTGEGSISPYHLENGGDIVWELGSGYFGCRTLDGKFDPEKFAQQAVLPQIKMIEIKLSQGAKPGHGGILPKDKISEEISQIRGVSRDQDCISPAQHSAFSTPVEMMHFIQQLRDLSGGKPVGFKLCIGQPWQFMSIVKAMLQTKIIPDFIVVDGSEGGTGAAPVELINHVGTPLREGLLFVHNTLVGAGLRGRIRIGASGKLVSAFDIASTMAIGADWVNSARGFMFAVGCIQAQSCHTNQCPVGVATQDKERQKALHVPTKADRVYHYHRNTLHALSELIAAAGLQHPEDIKAHHLAQRVNDREIKNYAQLHFWLKPGELLNCENKDDENFYFRMWNMSNVEYF from the coding sequence ATGCCAGGTCCAGCCCAATCAGTCAGACATAAACTCTTAAATACCTTCTTTTCACGTCACTCTGTCTGGTTTTTATGTATTATCATTGCGGTCTCTCTTGCGTGGTTCCGTTTTTATCATGCACCGCATTATATCTATTATTTTATTTCAGATACGCTTTTAAACACACTGTTGTTAATCAGCACACTGTTAAGCCTGGTCGGGTTATATGACATTGTTCAAAACAAACATTCCATATTAAAAAACTACCCGATCATGGGTCATTTCCGCTTTATTTTCGAAGATTTCCGACCAGAAATACGTCAGTATTTTATTGAATCTGACCAGGATGCTTTACCATTTTCAAGAATGCAGCGCAGCCTGGTTTATCAACGTGCAAAAAATGAAAATGCCGATAAACCTTTTGGCTCAATTATTGATGTCTATCAGGAAGACTATCGTTTTATCACTCACTCTCTCACCCCCTGCAAACCAGCTGATCCCGAATTATTCCGTATCACTATCGGAAATGAACAATGCAGACAGCCATACAGTGCCTCAATTTTCAATATTTCTGCAATGAGTTTTGGAAGTTTAAGTGCAAATGCAATCCGCGCACTGAACAAAGGAGCACAGAGTGGCAATTTTTATCATGATACCGGTGAAGGAAGCATCAGCCCTTATCACCTGGAAAATGGTGGCGATATTGTCTGGGAACTGGGCAGTGGTTATTTTGGCTGTCGGACTTTAGACGGAAAATTTGATCCTGAAAAGTTTGCTCAACAGGCAGTATTACCTCAGATTAAAATGATTGAAATAAAACTGTCCCAGGGAGCTAAACCCGGACACGGCGGTATATTACCCAAAGATAAAATTTCTGAAGAAATATCACAGATCAGAGGTGTGAGCCGTGATCAGGACTGCATTTCCCCTGCACAGCACTCTGCATTCAGCACTCCTGTGGAAATGATGCATTTTATCCAGCAGTTACGTGATTTATCCGGTGGGAAACCGGTAGGCTTTAAACTCTGTATTGGTCAGCCATGGCAGTTTATGAGCATAGTCAAAGCAATGCTTCAGACCAAAATCATTCCGGATTTTATAGTGGTCGATGGTTCAGAAGGTGGCACAGGAGCTGCACCGGTTGAACTGATCAACCACGTCGGCACACCGCTGCGTGAAGGATTACTGTTTGTACACAACACCCTGGTCGGTGCAGGATTAAGAGGCAGAATTCGTATAGGTGCCAGTGGCAAACTGGTCAGTGCCTTTGACATTGCAAGTACTATGGCAATCGGTGCAGACTGGGTCAACTCAGCCCGTGGCTTTATGTTTGCCGTCGGCTGTATTCAGGCACAGAGCTGCCATACCAATCAGTGCCCTGTTGGAGTAGCCACACAGGACAAGGAAAGACAGAAAGCGCTTCATGTTCCAACCAAAGCAGATCGGGTTTATCACTATCACAGGAATACCCTGCATGCCCTTTCTGAGCTGATCGCTGCGGCTGGTTTACAACACCCAGAAGACATTAAAGCTCACCATCTGGCTCAGCGTGTCAATGACCGTGAAATCAAGAACTATGCTCAGCTTCATTTCTGGCTGAAACCGGGAGAGCTGCTCAACTGTGAAAACAAAGATGACGAAAACTTCTATTTCCGCATGTGGAATATGTCGAATGTAGAATATTTTTAA
- a CDS encoding protein kinase domain-containing protein: protein MSKPSIFQFSQEQITSLDLKLVTKPRSQMFGRRLYTFSFDEQQYWLKAQIRNTHKDVEQGFLREMDFYQQIAVAGDFSLPFSQMEWGDALFQRYQEHYYPGVLILPHAISTFDPHPEKLSASEIHFHILSVLELLDGLYKRGYLHADLKAEHFVHYAGKNALIDFEQIIPQFEQQSLKLTATPRYMAPELFHGDVKSAQSEIYALGIILLEWLTQQRLSAKTYQEWAVLHCQTLKVELPVQFQVYSEIIKKMLSKKKDHRFVCFEQIKYSLMLENV from the coding sequence CAGGAGCAGATCACATCACTGGATCTGAAACTGGTCACCAAGCCACGCAGCCAGATGTTTGGTCGGCGACTCTATACATTCAGTTTTGATGAGCAACAGTACTGGCTCAAGGCACAGATCAGAAATACACATAAAGATGTGGAACAGGGTTTTCTGCGTGAAATGGATTTCTATCAGCAGATAGCAGTTGCTGGAGACTTTTCACTGCCTTTCAGCCAAATGGAGTGGGGCGATGCATTATTTCAGAGGTATCAGGAGCATTATTATCCTGGTGTTCTGATTTTACCCCATGCTATTTCAACTTTTGACCCGCATCCTGAAAAGCTCAGTGCCAGTGAAATTCACTTCCATATTCTGAGTGTGCTTGAACTGTTGGATGGTTTGTATAAACGGGGCTATCTGCATGCGGATTTAAAAGCAGAACATTTTGTTCATTATGCTGGAAAAAATGCATTGATCGATTTTGAACAGATCATCCCTCAATTTGAACAGCAATCCCTGAAACTGACGGCAACTCCCCGGTATATGGCACCCGAACTCTTTCATGGTGACGTTAAAAGTGCGCAGAGTGAAATTTATGCTTTAGGAATTATCCTGCTTGAATGGCTGACACAGCAAAGGCTAAGTGCAAAAACCTATCAGGAATGGGCTGTTTTGCACTGTCAGACACTCAAGGTTGAACTTCCTGTGCAATTTCAAGTTTATTCAGAGATTATTAAAAAAATGCTTTCAAAGAAAAAAGATCACAGATTTGTATGTTTTGAACAGATTAAATACAGCTTAATGCTTGAAAACGTTTAA
- a CDS encoding LuxR C-terminal-related transcriptional regulator, giving the protein MADKDIILPVPVLILEDESIIQSRLKCILQELGYQDDMLIFTSTLKESLSLIEDHPVSLALVDLGLPDGNGIELIEALRCKDPSAVILVISAWSTQESLFKAIRAGATGYVLKERDDAEVMIAIRSILRGGAPIDPFIAREILSRLPVEDTQNPSDKETGSEEYIEALTNREREILTLVAQGLSNREIAEMLFVSRYTVESHIKHIYRKLSVTKRTKAVSTARSLGLI; this is encoded by the coding sequence GTGGCAGACAAAGATATTATTTTACCTGTTCCAGTACTGATACTTGAAGATGAGTCCATTATACAAAGTCGCCTGAAGTGTATTTTGCAGGAATTGGGATATCAGGATGATATGCTGATTTTTACAAGTACTTTAAAAGAGTCACTGAGTTTAATTGAAGATCATCCAGTCTCTCTTGCACTGGTCGATCTTGGGCTACCTGATGGTAATGGCATTGAACTGATTGAAGCGTTACGCTGCAAAGATCCTTCGGCTGTGATTCTGGTGATTTCTGCATGGAGTACCCAGGAGAGCCTGTTTAAAGCAATACGGGCGGGTGCAACAGGTTATGTGCTTAAGGAGCGTGACGATGCAGAAGTGATGATTGCCATACGCAGTATTTTACGTGGCGGTGCACCAATTGATCCATTTATTGCACGTGAAATTTTAAGCAGGCTGCCGGTTGAAGACACACAGAATCCTTCAGATAAAGAAACCGGCAGTGAAGAATACATTGAAGCGCTGACCAACAGAGAGAGGGAAATTCTGACACTGGTTGCTCAGGGTTTGAGTAACCGTGAAATTGCTGAAATGCTGTTTGTGTCCAGATATACCGTGGAAAGTCATATCAAACATATCTATCGAAAACTTTCTGTGACCAAGCGGACGAAAGCAGTAAGCACAGCCCGGTCTTTGGGTCTGATCTGA